One stretch of Callospermophilus lateralis isolate mCalLat2 chromosome 11, mCalLat2.hap1, whole genome shotgun sequence DNA includes these proteins:
- the Bahcc1 gene encoding BAH and coiled-coil domain-containing protein 1 isoform X6 gives MDGRDFAPPPHLLSERGSLGHRSAAAAARLAPAGPATQPPAHFQPGKYFPSPLPMASHTAPAYPRFSGSLASTFLPVSHLDHHGNSNVLYGQHRFYGTQKDNFYLRNLPPQPTLLPSNHSFPVARAAPAHPCSRERGEAGPQSKGPREFDRFLASKELGKEKASKAVEGRERPVEEDGGKERHKLVPPMPVDGPCKEGGPVPRGSCEGRPKHLTSCLLNTKVLNGDMGKAALASCAGGMLGRPSAGVTASGRAKEVVGPPEPGPAFSECLERRQMLHHAVSYTVPSGLPTGPPPPLSTAAGSFPCLQLHTGPDGLCPLQDKVSRDLKASGPTFVPSVGHLADKSRPFQAAEACAVAGEGKDRHLDGAMVPDHTAPYGVSYTHLKAEGKGERRPGGFEAALNPRLKGLEYLSTRPEASFPGLPKGGLDRSGYFELPAPSQDCARPSNQDLLGGKAAQACCTLDKAANKEAPAAPPGAQKVARIRHQQHLASPEVEQGASGAEVKRKSLELASLGYSGPHLPPWSVQAGQGTTMPISEERKGSAYLDPFGSGLQQAALLSQELPAPPDEVSAMKNLLKYSSHALAVGQKAPFVGLGGLKASCVQQETKFPASKGPGAVERPDCARSREHEAAQADGEVRQPPVGIAVALARQKDTVSRPETTYNTNSGRQGRAAPTFKAAGGPRATHALDLEGEEERTRLCDDRLGLAGRELLLQDNKDLVEFARIHPSSGCPGELAPHLVMQGGQLGGDPAPHPHPAHPPWLPRTRSPSLWMGGHSYGLGHPALHQNLPPGFPTSVPGSVPSVFPLPQDAPTQLLILPSEPTPHATPHALAEVMDQASLWPPMYGSRGPTSHMQHPGQLPVYSRSQLLRQQEIYALQQQQQQQQQQQQQQQQQQQQQQQQQQRAAQALELQRAAHFQRKPEDHHLELEEPTQEKALKSTHKPVALTPMAKSGPSPAAAGPVKLPPCCHSPTLKPPTSCPTPPPCPSAPCTLSVCPARSPGPSSKVPSTEDKSGEGRRAGANLTTLEPDLPPGYLRPTPGMGFSASLPPGGHSSDLPDPETMQTAAPGAEPEPVRTFLPREPPPCSPRGLEESGLRSGAREATQDLAATPHPAERGPPGKAQDPSPLEGLQELQFGALLEGGAPEATGQADSTQGRAQEDRTREEGVQGPPLGASPQALQQQTGSPGALEEDEEGLGLAPEEAQLQEGGVEDSEEDWGAPSCSHPPRALLGLDALVAATVDLGDLPSLSLLDPLPPATSGPPSTATLPRSSGIHGIALLSELADLETQRQSSQQATQAEEDEDVLAFNLQHLATLATAWSLVEAASPDSSFSSAQPPTADPGGPRLTPRMQILQRKDTWTPKTKPVCPLKAAIDQLDTQEVEMRMQLAELQRRYKEKQRELARLQRRHDHEREESSRSPARRGPGRPRKRRHSSSLSALRPGGQLARSEGKKAKAVRASLSLLCAELRGREEPRKKRSKLEDSVYVGLQPSSGEKVRCKKSNTQGELGSSVAHQVAQLKPKVKSKGLPTGLSPFQRKEAAPGGRIRKKLSRAKSAKVSRAARHSQPDVDGGREMPVGATAHEAGTGYDSEDCQALLETAAAPTEPGLVLHSGSGAAVLGPSPSSVVKMEANQKAKKKKERQGLPGACRLSSPEGEVKIKRRTVKAKVGAKMERAPGRRPPGAPGKRKSKGKADNGLRAEPGATATRDTLFSPARAFTCREEGSKLASERLQRATRKSTLLQPVLRRKNGALSIALSARNAKAILGKGRKLSKVKSKAVGTQAQGRAVSRLLDTFAAEHDFEFARDSSFSEEEEEASSPLSVEQSTALARSCTIHKEDLQDGLPVLIPKEDSLLYAGSVRTLQPPDIYSIVIEGERGNRQRIYSLEQLLQEAVLDVRPQSSRYLPPGTRVCAYWSQKSRCLYPGNVVRGASSDEEEDLDSVVVEFDDGDTGHIAVSNIRLLPPDFKIQCTEPSPALLVSSSCRRTKKAANEAPPSSEAPTPSLSPKAQDGPEATKTPGKKSIVRDKAGKADLLTSGAKSPTGASDHFLGHRGSPLLSWSAVAQTKRKAAAAAAAAAGSKGPGVLQNLFQLHSAKKLRAREALFPAHTAAAPVFGNSFRADSFSSLASSYAPFVSGSGSGLPGGAHKLLRAKKSERAETEKGGRRRAGSEFLVKLDHEGVTSPKNKNCKALLVGDKDFGPKLGRPLPSPSYTHPALMGKDKKGRTPAHPLPMGLALRKYAGRAEYPLPCDSDCASSYSEEDEDGPGLAAGMPSRFLTRLSVSSSSSGSSTSSSSGSMSTSSLCSSDNEDSSYSSDAEDPALLLQTCLTHPVPALLAQPEALRSKGGSPHAHAQRCFLSRATVASAGVGTGPSGGKSKLKRKEALSFSKAKELSRGQRLPSVENRPKISAFLPARQLWKWSGNPTQRRGMKGKARKLFYKAIVRGKEVLRIGDCAVFLSAGRPNLPYIGRIESMWESWGSNMVVKVKWFYHPEETKLGKRQSDGKNALYQSSHEDENDVQTISHKCQVVAREQYEQMARSRKCQDRQDLYYLAGTYDPTTGRLVTAEGVPILC, from the exons CTCCAGCATACCCCAGGTTTTCGGGGAGTCTGGCATCCACCTTCCTACCCGTGAGCCACTTGGATCACCATGGAAACAGCAATGTTCTCTACGGGCAGCATCGTTTCTATGGAACCCAAAAAG ATAACTTCTACCTGCGCAACTTGCCCCCCCAGCCCACGCTCCTGCCCTCCAACCACAGCTTCCCCGTGGCCCGCGCTGCTCCTGCCCACCCCTGTAGCCGAGAGCGGGGCGAGGCCGGCCCCCAGTCGAAGGGCCCCAGGGAGTTTGACCGCTTCCTCGCGTCGAAAGAGCTGGGCAAAGAGAAGGCCAGCAAGGCAGTGGAGGGCAGGGAGCGGCCAGTGGAGGAGGATGGCGGCAAAGAGCGGCACAAGCTGGTGCCACCCATGCCGGTGGACGGGCCCTGCAAGGAGGGCGGCCCCGTGCCCCGGGGTTCCTGTGAGGGCCGCCCCAAGCACCTCACCTCCTGCCTCCTCAACACCAAGGTGCTCAATGGTGACATGGGCAAGGCCGCACTGGCCAGCTGTGCTGGGGGCAtgctaggccggcccagtgcaGGGGTGACAGCTTCCGGACGTGCCAAGGAGGTGGTGGGCCCCCCGGAGCCCGGGCCAGCCTTCAGCGAGTGCCTGGAGCGGCGACAGATGCTGCACCACGCGGTGTCCTACACGGTGCCCTCCGGCCTACCTACCGGGCCCCCCCCACCCCTCAGCACAGCTGCTGGGTCCTTTCCCTGCCTGCAGCTGCACACGGGCCCCGATGGGCTCTGCCCGCTGCAGGACAAAGTCTCCCGGGACCTAAAGGCCAGCGGGCCCACCTTCGTGCCTTCTGTGGGACACCTGGCCGACAAGAGCCGCCCCTTCCAGGCGGCCGAGGCCTGTGCTGTGGCAGGTGAAGGCAAGGACCGGCACCTGGATGGGGCCATGGTCCCCGACCACACTGCACCCTACGGAGTCTCCTACACTCACCTGAAGGCCGAGGGCAAGGGCGAGCGGCGGCCTGGGGGCTTCGAGGCGGCCCTCAATCCCCGGCTAAAGGGCCTGGAGTACCTCAGCACCCGCCCCGAGGCCTCCTTCCCTGGACTCCCCAAGGGTGGTCTGGACAGAAGCGGCTACTTTGAGTTGCCCGCCCCTTCGCAGGACTGTGCCCGGCCCAGTAATCAGGACCTGCTGGGTGGGAAGGCCGCCCAGGCCTGCTGCACTTTAGACAAAGCTGCCAACAAGGAGGCCCCCGCAGCACCCCCGGGGGCCCAGAAGGTGGCCCGGATCCGGCATCAGCAGCACTTGGCCTCCCCTGAGGTGGAGCAGGGAGCCAGCGGGGCTGAGGTCAAGCGCAAGTCCCTGGAACTGGCATCTTTGGGCTACAGCGGTCCCCACCTGCCCCCGTGGAGTGTCCAGGCTGGTCAgggcaccaccatgcccatcAGTGAAGAGCGCAAGGGCAGTGCCTACCTGGACCCCTTCGGCAGTGGCCTGCAGCAGGCGGCCCTCCTGTCCCAGGAGCTGCCTGCCCCGCCCGACGAGGTCTCCGCCATGAAGAACCTGCTCAAGTACAGCAGCCACGCGCTGGCTGTGGGCCAGAAGGCACCCTTCGTGGGTCTGGGCGGCCTCAAAGCCAGCTGTGTCCAGCAGGAGACAAAGTTCCCCGCCTCCAAGGGCCCAGGCGCAGTGGAGAGGCCCGACTGTGCCCGGAGCCGGGAACACGAGGCCGCACAGGCAGACGGGGAGGTGCGGCAGCCACCTGTGGGCATTGCGGTGGCCTTGGCCCGACAGAAGGACACAGTGAGTCGGCCGGAGACCACCTACAACACCAACAGCGGGCGGCAGGGCCGGGCCGCCCCCACCTTCAAAG CTGCTGGGGGCCCTCGTGCCACACACGCCCTGGACCTGGAGGGCGAGGAGGAGAGGACTCGACTGTGTGATGACCGCCTGGGGCTGGCTGGCCGCGAGCTGCTGCTACA GGACAACAAAGACCTCGTGGAATTTGCCCGGATTCACCCCTCAAGCGGCTGCCCTGGAGAACTGGCCCCCCACCTCGTGATGCAGGGTGGCCAGCTGGGTGGGGACCCAGCCCCCCATCCCCACCCCGCCCACCCCCCCTGGCTGCCCCGCACCCGCAGCCCCTCTTTATGGATGGGGGGACATTCCTATG GCCTCGGGCACCCTGCCCTGCACCAGAACCTGCCCCCTGGCTTCCCCACCTCTGTGCCCGGCTCGGTGCCCTCCGTGTTCCCCCTCCCCCAGGATGCCCCCACACAGCTCCTCATCCTGCCCTCGGAGCCCACGCCCCACGCCACCCCTCACGCGCTTG CTGAAGTCATGGACCAGGCCTCACTGTGGCCCCCCATGTACGGGAGCCGGGGCCCCACCTCCCACATGCAGCACCCAGGCCAGCTCCCTGTGTACTCCCGTTCTCAGCTGCTGCGGCAGCAGGAGATTTAcgccctgcagcagcagcaacagcagcagcagcagcagcagcagcagcaacagcaacagcagcaacagcagcagcagcagcagcagcgggcTGCCCAGGCCCTGGAGCTGCAGCGGGCTGCCCATTTCCAG CGGAAGCCTGAGGACCACCACCTGGAGCTAGAAGAGCCCACCCAGGAGAAGGCCCTGAAGTCCACCCACAAGCCAGTTGCCTTAACCCCCATGGCCAAGAGCGGCCCCTCACCTGCCGCTGCAGGCCCGGTCAAGCTGCCGCCCTGCTGCCACTCACCCACCCTGAAGCCCCCTACCAGCTGTCCCACACCACCACCTTGCCCCAGCGCCCCCTGCACTTTATCCGTCTGCCCTGCCCGCAGCCCAGGGCCCAGCTCCAAGGTGCCCAGCACCGAAGACAAGAGTGGGGAGGGCCGGCGGGCCGGAGCCAACCTCACCACATTGGAACCAG ACCTGCCTCCAGGATACCTGCGCCCCACACCTGGCATGGGCTTCTCGGCCTCCCTGCCCCCAGGAGGGCACTCATCTGACCTCCCGGACCCCGAAACTATGCAAACTGCCGCCCCAGGGGCTGAGCCTGAGCCTGTGAGGACGTTCCTGCCCAGGGAGCCACCCCCCTGCAGCCCCAGGGGCCTGGAGGAGTCTGGGCTGCGCTCAGGGGCCAGGGAGGCCACCCAGGACCTGGCCGCCACACCCCACCCCGCTGAGCGGGGAcccccagggaaggcccaggaccccAGCCCACTTGAAGGGCTGCAAGAACTGCAATTTGGGGCCCTCCTCGAGGGAGGGGCCCCTGAGGCCACTGGCCAGGCTGATTCTACTCAGGGAAGGGCGCAAGAAGACAGGACCAGAGAGGAGGGGGTGCAGGGACCCCCACTAGGGGCCTCCCCTCAAGCCCTGCAGCAGCAAACAGGGAGCCCTGGTGCCCTGGAGGAGGACGAGGAGGGCCTGGGGCTTGCCCCGGAAGAGGCCCAGCTGCAGGAGGGAGGTGTGGAGGACTCCGAGGAGGACTGGGGGGCTCCCAGCTGCAGCCACCCACCCAGAGCACTGCTGGGGCTAGACGCCTTGGTGGCCGCCACTGTGGACCTGGGGGACCTGCCCAGCCTGAGCCTGCTGGACCCTCTCCCCCCCGCGACCTCTGGGCCCCCCAGCACCGCCACCCTGCCCCGTAGCTCAGGGATTCACGGAATCGCCCTGCTCAGCGAGCTGGCAGACCTGGAGACCCAGCGACAGAGCAGCCAGCAGGCCACGCAAG CAGAAGAGGATGAGGACGTGCTAGCCTTCAACCTGCAGCACCTGGCCACACTGGCTACCGCCTGGTCCCTGGTAGAAGCCGCCAGCCCAGACAGCTCCTTCTCCTCAGCCCAGCCCCCTACTGCGGACCCTGGTGGCCCCAGGCTCACCCCCCGCATGCAGATCCTACAGCGCAAAGACACCTGGACCCCCAAGACCAAGCCT GTCTGCCCCTTGAAGGCTGCCATCGACCAGCTGGACACACAGGAGGTGGAGATGCGCATGCAGCTGGCAGAGCTGCAACGGCGCTACAAGGAGAAGCAGCGAGAGCTGGCACGCCTGCAGCGACGGCATGACCATGA GAGAGAGGAGAGCTCTCGGAGCCCGGCGCGGCGGGGGCCTGGCCGCCCCAGAAAGCGCAGACACTCTAGCTCGCTGTCTGCCCTGCGTCCCGGGGGCCAGTTGGCCAGGAGCGAGGGCAAGAAGGCCAA GGCAGTGAGGGCCAGCCTAAGCCTACTGTGTGCAGAGCTTCGAGGCCGCGAGGAGCCCAGGAAGAAGCGGAGCAAGCTGGAGGACAGCGTCTATGTGGGCCTGCAGCCATCCTCCGGG GAGAAGGTGCGGTGCAAGAAGAGCAACACTCAGGGTGAGCTGGGGTCCTCTGTGGCCCACCAGGTGGCCCAGCTGAAGCCGAAGGTCAAGAGCAAGGGTCTGCCCACTGGCCTCAGCCCCTTCCAGAGAAAGGAGGCCGCCCCAGGTGGGCGCATCCGGAAGAAGCTGTCCCGAGCCAAGAGTGCCAAGGTGTCCAGGGCAGCCCGGCACTCACAGCCTGACGTTGACGGCGGCAGGGAGATGCCAGTGGGGGCCACGGCACACGAAGCAGGCAC CGGCTATGACAGTGAGGACTGCCAGGCCCTCCTGGAGACGGCGGCGGCCCCCACGGAGCCTGGGCTGGTGCTGCACTCGGGGTCTGGGGCAGCGGTGCTGGGGCCCTCGCCCTCCTCTGTGGTCAAGATGGAAGCCAACCAGAAGGCCAAGAAGAAAAAGGAGCGGCAGGGCTTGCCAG GGGCCTGCCGCCTGTCCAGCCCCGAGGGCGAAGTCAAGATCAAGCGGCGGACGGTGAAGGCCAAGGTGGGCGCCAAAATGGAGCGGGCCCCAGGCCGGCGACCCCCAGGTGCACCGGGCAAGAGGAAGTCCAAGGGTAAGGCCGACAACGGACTTCGGGCAGAGCCAGGTGCCACTGCCACCAGGGACACCCTCTTCAGTCCCGCCCGGGCCTTCACCTGCCGCGAAGAAGGCAGCAAGCTGGCCAGCGAGCGTCTGCAGAGAGCCACGCGCAAGAGCACACTGCTGCAGCCCGTGCTGCGG AGGAAGAACGGGGCCCTGTCCATCGCCCTGTCTGCCCGCAATGCCAAGGCCATCCTAGGAAAGGGCAGGAAGCTGAGCAAGGTGAAGAGCAAGGCTGTCGGCACCCAG GCTCAGGGCCGAGCGGTGAGCCGGCTGCTGGACACCTTCGCTGCAGAACACGACTTCGAGTTCGCCCGAGACAGCAGCTTctcggaggaggaggaggaggccagcAGCCCCCTGAGTGTGGAGCAGAGCACTGCCCTGG CTCGATCCTGCACCATCCACAAGGAGGACCTGCAAGACGGGCTGCCCGTGCTCATCCCCAAGGAGGACAGCCTGCTGTATGCGGGCAGCGTCAGGACCCTGCAGCCCCCCGACAT CTACAGCATTGTCATCGAGGGAGAGAGAGGCAATCGGCAGCGGATCTACTCTCTGGAACAACTACTGCAGGAGGCG GTTCTGGACGTCAGGCCACAATCCAGCCGTTACCTCCCACCTGGCACACGGGTATGTGCCTACTGGAGCCAGAAGTCTCGCTGCCTGTACCCAGGCAACGTGGTCCGAG GTGCCTCCAGCGACGAGGAGGAAGACCTGGACTCCGTGGTGGTGGAGTTTGACGATGGGGACACAGGCCACATTGCTGTCTCTAACATCAGGTTGCTGCCTCCGGACTTCAAGATCCAGT GCACAGAGCCCTCTCCAGCCTTGCTGGTGTCCAGCAGCTGCCGGAGGACCAAGAAGGCAGCCAACGAGGCCCCCCCATCCAGTGaggcccccacccccagcctctcCCCTAAAGCACAGGATGGCCCTGAAGCCACAAAGACCCCTGGGAAGAAATCCATCGTCAGAGACAAAGCTG GTAAAGCAGACCTCCTAACCTCAGGTGCCAAGTCCCCCACGGGGGCCTCGGACCACTTCCTAGGCCACAGGGGCAGCCCCCTGCTGAGCTGGTCAGCGGTGGCGCAGACCAAGCGCaaggcggcggcagcggcggcggcggcagcgggcAGCAAAGGGCCAGGGGTGCTGCAGAACCTCTTCCAGCTCCACAGCGCCAAGAAGCTGCGGGCCCGCGAGGCCCTGTTCCCCGCACACACCGCGGCCGCCCCTGTGTTCGGCAACAGCTTCCGCGCCGACTCCTTCAGCAGCCTGGCCAGCTCCTATGCACCCTTTGTCAGCGGGTCTGGGTCAGGCCTGCCCGGGGGAGCCCACAAGTTGCTACGGGCCAAGAAGTCTGAGCGGGCGGAGACGGAGAAGGGCGGGCGGCGGCGGGCAGGCAGCGAGTTCCTGGTCAAGCTGGACCACGAAGGCGTGACCTCCCCCAAGAACAAGAACTGCAAGGCGCTGCTCGTGGGTGACAAGGACTTCGGCCCCAAGCTGGGGCGGCCCCTGCCCAGCCCCAGCTACACACACCCGGCCCTCATGGGCAAGGACAAGAAGGGGCGGACACCTGCCCACCCGCTGCCCATGGGGCTGGCTCTGCGCAAGTACGCAGGGCGAGCCGAGTACCCACTGCCCTGCGACAGCGACTGCGCCAGCTCCTATTCGGAGGAGGACGAGGACGGGCCGGGGCTGGCCGCCGGCATGCCCTCCCGCTTCCTCACCCGCCTGTCCGTGTCCTCCTCCTCGTCCGGCTCGTCCACGTCCTCCTCCTCAGGCTCCATGTCCACCTCCAGCCTCTGCTCCTCAGACAACGAGGACTCCTCCTACAGCTCTGACGCGGAGGACCCGGCCCTGCTGCTGCAGACCTGTCTCACCCACCCCGTGCCCGCACTCCTGGCCCAGCCCGAGGCCCTGCGCTCCAAGGGGGGCAGCCCCCATGCCCACGCACAGCGCTGCTTCCTGTCCAGGGCCACAGTGGCCAGTGCAGGTGTGGGCACCGGCCCCAGTGGTGGCAAATCCAAGCTTAAGCGCAAGGAGGCCTTGAGCTTCTCCAAAGCCAAAGAGCTTTCCCGGGGGCAGCGGCTGCCCTCCGTGGAGAACCGGCCAAAGATCTCAGCCTTCCTGCCTGCCCGGCAGCTCTGGAAGTGGTCGGGGAACCCCACACAG AGACGTGGCATGAAGGGAAAGGCCCGGAAGCTGTTCTACAAGGCCATCGTCCGGGGCAAGGAGGTGCTGCGCATTGGGGACTGTGCCGTCTTCCTGTCGGCCGGGAGGCCCAACCTGCCCTACATCGGCCGCATCGAGAGCATGTGGGAATCTTGGGGCAGCAACATGGTGGTGAAGGTCAAGTGGTTCTACCACCCCGAGGAGACCAAGCTGGGGAAGCGGCAGAGTGATGGGAAG AACGCGCTGTACCAGTCCAGCCACGAGGACGAGAACGACGTGCAGACCATCTCCCACAAGTGCCAGGTGGTGGCCCGGGAGCAGTACGAGCAGATGGCCCGGAGCCGCAAGTGCCAGGACCGGCAGGACCTCTACTACCTGGCGGGCACCTACGACCCCACCACTGGGCGCCTGGTGACGGCAGAGGGCGTGCCCATCCTGTGCTGA